A section of the Tamandua tetradactyla isolate mTamTet1 chromosome 4, mTamTet1.pri, whole genome shotgun sequence genome encodes:
- the SV2A gene encoding synaptic vesicle glycoprotein 2A isoform X3, giving the protein MEEGFRDRAAFIRGAKDIAKEVKKHAAKKVVKGLDRVQDEYSRRSYSRFEEEDEDDDFPAPADGYYRGEGAQDEEEGGASSDATEGRDEDDEIYEGEYQGIPRAESGGKGERMADGAPLAGVRGALGDGEGPPGGRGEAQRRKEREELAQQYEAILRECGHGRFQWTLYFVLGLALMADGVEVFVVGFVLPSAEKDMCLSDSNKGMLGLIVYLGMMVGAFLWGGLADRLGRRQCLLISLSVNSVFAFFSSFVQGYGTFLFCRLLSGVGIGGSIPIVFSYFSEFLAQEKRGEHLSWLCMFWMIGGVYAAAMAWAIIPHYGWSFQMGSAYQFHSWRVFVLVCAFPSVFAIGALTTQPESPRFFLESGKHDEAWMVLKQVHDTNMRAKGHPERVFSVTHIKTIHQEDELIEIQSDTGTWYQRWGVRALSLGGQVWGNFLSCFGPEYRRITLMMMGVWFTMSFSYYGLTVWFPDMIGHLQAVDYAARTKVFPGERVEHVTFNFTLENQIHRGGQYFNDKFIGLRLKSVSFEDSLFEECYFEDVTSSNTFFRNCTFINTVFYNTGSIRYKVCTITRSHCKSYIVIQSSSGIKATGTQLCSFRSV; this is encoded by the exons ATGGAAGAAGGCTTCCGGGACCGGGCAGCTTTCATCCGTGGGGCCAAAGACATTGCCAAGGAGGTCAAGAAGCATGCAGCCAAGAAGGTGGTGAAGGGCCTGGACAGAGTCCAGGACGAATACTCCCGCAGATCCTACTCCCGTTTTGAGGAGGAGGATGAGGATGATGACTTCCCTGCCCCCGCCGATGGCTATTACCGTGGGGAAGGGGCCCAGGATGAAGAGGAAGGTGGCGCATCCAGTGATGCCACTGAGGGCCGTGATGAGGATGATGAGATCTACGAGGGGGAATATCAGGGCATCCCCCGGGCAGAGTCTGGGGGCAAAGGCGAACGGATGGCAGATGGGGCACCCTTGGCTGGAGTGAGAGGGGCCTTGGGTGATGGGGAGGGTCCTCCTGGAGGCAGAGGGGAGGCACAACGGCGGAAAGAGCGAGAAGAACTGGCTCAGCAGTATGAGGCCATCCTGCGGGAGTGTGGCCATGGCCGCTTCCAGTGGACACTCTATTTTGTGCTTGGTTTGGCACTGATGGCCGATGGTGTCGAGGTCTTCGTGGTGGGCTTCGTGCTGCCCAGTGCTGAGAAGGACATGTGCCTGTCTGACTCCAACAAGGGCATGCTGG GTCTCATTGTCTACCTGGGCATGATGGTGGGAGCCTTCCTCTGGGGGGGTCTGGCTGACCGGCTGGGTCGGAGACAGTGTCTACTCATCTCACTCTCAGTCAACAGCGTCTTTGCCTTTTTCTCATCTTTCGTCCAGGGTTATGGCACTTTCCTCTTCTGCCGCCTTCTCTCCGGGGTTGG GATTGGCGGGTCCATCCCCATCGTCTTCTCCTATTTCTCGGAGTTTCTGGCCCAGGAGAAGCGTGGGGAGCATCTGAGCTGGCTCTGCATGTTTTGGATGATCGGTGGTGTGTACGCAGCCGCTATGGCCTGGGCCATCATCCCCCACTATG GGTGGAGTTTTCAGATGGGTTCTGCTTACCAGTTCCACAGCTGGAGGGTCTTTGTCCTCGTCTGTGCCTTTCCTTCTGTGTTCGCCATTGGGGCTCTGACCACGCAGCCGGAGAGCCCTCGCTTCTTCCTGGAG AGCGGGAAGCACGACGAGGCCTGGATGGTGCTCAAGCAGGTCCACGACACCAACATGAGGGCGAAGGGCCACCCCGAGCGCGTGTTCTCG GTAACCCACATAAAGACGATTCATCAGGAGGATGAGTTGATTGAGATCCAGTCAGACACGGGGACCTGGTACCAGCGCTGGGGGGTCCGCGCCTTGAGCCTGGGGGGGCAG GTTTGGGGAAATTTCCTCTCCTGTTTTGGTCCAGAATACCGACGCATCACCCTGATGATGATGGGTGTGTGGTTCACCATGTCGTTCAG CTACTACGGCCTGACCGTGTGGTTCCCCGACATGATCGGTCACCTCCAGGCCGTGGACTACGCTGCCCGCACCAAAGTGTTCCCCGGGGAGCGCGTGGAGCATGTGACCTTCAACTTCACCCTGGAGAACCAGATCCACCGAGGGGGCCAGTACTTCAATGACAA GTTCATCGGGCTGCGTCTGAAGTCCGTGTCCTTTGAGGATTCCCTGTTCGAGGAGTGTTATTTCGAGGACGTCACATCCAGCAACACATTTTTCCGGAACTGCACGTTCATCAACACCGTGTTCTACAACACGG ggagcatcagatacaaggtttgcacaatcacacggtcacattgtaaaagctatatagttatacaatcgtcttcaggaatcaaggctactggaacacagctctgcagtttcag ATCTGTTTGA
- the SV2A gene encoding synaptic vesicle glycoprotein 2A isoform X2 yields the protein MEEGFRDRAAFIRGAKDIAKEVKKHAAKKVVKGLDRVQDEYSRRSYSRFEEEDEDDDFPAPADGYYRGEGAQDEEEGGASSDATEGRDEDDEIYEGEYQGIPRAESGGKGERMADGAPLAGVRGALGDGEGPPGGRGEAQRRKEREELAQQYEAILRECGHGRFQWTLYFVLGLALMADGVEVFVVGFVLPSAEKDMCLSDSNKGMLGLIVYLGMMVGAFLWGGLADRLGRRQCLLISLSVNSVFAFFSSFVQGYGTFLFCRLLSGVGIGGSIPIVFSYFSEFLAQEKRGEHLSWLCMFWMIGGVYAAAMAWAIIPHYGWSFQMGSAYQFHSWRVFVLVCAFPSVFAIGALTTQPESPRFFLESGKHDEAWMVLKQVHDTNMRAKGHPERVFSVTHIKTIHQEDELIEIQSDTGTWYQRWGVRALSLGGQVWGNFLSCFGPEYRRITLMMMGVWFTMSFSYYGLTVWFPDMIGHLQAVDYAARTKVFPGERVEHVTFNFTLENQIHRGGQYFNDKFIGLRLKSVSFEDSLFEECYFEDVTSSNTFFRNCTFINTVFYNTGSIRYKVCTITRSHCKSYIVIQSSSGIKATGTQLCSFRYFRLGHSIN from the exons ATGGAAGAAGGCTTCCGGGACCGGGCAGCTTTCATCCGTGGGGCCAAAGACATTGCCAAGGAGGTCAAGAAGCATGCAGCCAAGAAGGTGGTGAAGGGCCTGGACAGAGTCCAGGACGAATACTCCCGCAGATCCTACTCCCGTTTTGAGGAGGAGGATGAGGATGATGACTTCCCTGCCCCCGCCGATGGCTATTACCGTGGGGAAGGGGCCCAGGATGAAGAGGAAGGTGGCGCATCCAGTGATGCCACTGAGGGCCGTGATGAGGATGATGAGATCTACGAGGGGGAATATCAGGGCATCCCCCGGGCAGAGTCTGGGGGCAAAGGCGAACGGATGGCAGATGGGGCACCCTTGGCTGGAGTGAGAGGGGCCTTGGGTGATGGGGAGGGTCCTCCTGGAGGCAGAGGGGAGGCACAACGGCGGAAAGAGCGAGAAGAACTGGCTCAGCAGTATGAGGCCATCCTGCGGGAGTGTGGCCATGGCCGCTTCCAGTGGACACTCTATTTTGTGCTTGGTTTGGCACTGATGGCCGATGGTGTCGAGGTCTTCGTGGTGGGCTTCGTGCTGCCCAGTGCTGAGAAGGACATGTGCCTGTCTGACTCCAACAAGGGCATGCTGG GTCTCATTGTCTACCTGGGCATGATGGTGGGAGCCTTCCTCTGGGGGGGTCTGGCTGACCGGCTGGGTCGGAGACAGTGTCTACTCATCTCACTCTCAGTCAACAGCGTCTTTGCCTTTTTCTCATCTTTCGTCCAGGGTTATGGCACTTTCCTCTTCTGCCGCCTTCTCTCCGGGGTTGG GATTGGCGGGTCCATCCCCATCGTCTTCTCCTATTTCTCGGAGTTTCTGGCCCAGGAGAAGCGTGGGGAGCATCTGAGCTGGCTCTGCATGTTTTGGATGATCGGTGGTGTGTACGCAGCCGCTATGGCCTGGGCCATCATCCCCCACTATG GGTGGAGTTTTCAGATGGGTTCTGCTTACCAGTTCCACAGCTGGAGGGTCTTTGTCCTCGTCTGTGCCTTTCCTTCTGTGTTCGCCATTGGGGCTCTGACCACGCAGCCGGAGAGCCCTCGCTTCTTCCTGGAG AGCGGGAAGCACGACGAGGCCTGGATGGTGCTCAAGCAGGTCCACGACACCAACATGAGGGCGAAGGGCCACCCCGAGCGCGTGTTCTCG GTAACCCACATAAAGACGATTCATCAGGAGGATGAGTTGATTGAGATCCAGTCAGACACGGGGACCTGGTACCAGCGCTGGGGGGTCCGCGCCTTGAGCCTGGGGGGGCAG GTTTGGGGAAATTTCCTCTCCTGTTTTGGTCCAGAATACCGACGCATCACCCTGATGATGATGGGTGTGTGGTTCACCATGTCGTTCAG CTACTACGGCCTGACCGTGTGGTTCCCCGACATGATCGGTCACCTCCAGGCCGTGGACTACGCTGCCCGCACCAAAGTGTTCCCCGGGGAGCGCGTGGAGCATGTGACCTTCAACTTCACCCTGGAGAACCAGATCCACCGAGGGGGCCAGTACTTCAATGACAA GTTCATCGGGCTGCGTCTGAAGTCCGTGTCCTTTGAGGATTCCCTGTTCGAGGAGTGTTATTTCGAGGACGTCACATCCAGCAACACATTTTTCCGGAACTGCACGTTCATCAACACCGTGTTCTACAACACGG ggagcatcagatacaaggtttgcacaatcacacggtcacattgtaaaagctatatagttatacaatcgtcttcaggaatcaaggctactggaacacagctctgcagtttcaggtacttccgtcTGGGccactccataaactaa
- the SV2A gene encoding synaptic vesicle glycoprotein 2A isoform X1: MEEGFRDRAAFIRGAKDIAKEVKKHAAKKVVKGLDRVQDEYSRRSYSRFEEEDEDDDFPAPADGYYRGEGAQDEEEGGASSDATEGRDEDDEIYEGEYQGIPRAESGGKGERMADGAPLAGVRGALGDGEGPPGGRGEAQRRKEREELAQQYEAILRECGHGRFQWTLYFVLGLALMADGVEVFVVGFVLPSAEKDMCLSDSNKGMLGLIVYLGMMVGAFLWGGLADRLGRRQCLLISLSVNSVFAFFSSFVQGYGTFLFCRLLSGVGIGGSIPIVFSYFSEFLAQEKRGEHLSWLCMFWMIGGVYAAAMAWAIIPHYGWSFQMGSAYQFHSWRVFVLVCAFPSVFAIGALTTQPESPRFFLESGKHDEAWMVLKQVHDTNMRAKGHPERVFSVTHIKTIHQEDELIEIQSDTGTWYQRWGVRALSLGGQVWGNFLSCFGPEYRRITLMMMGVWFTMSFSYYGLTVWFPDMIGHLQAVDYAARTKVFPGERVEHVTFNFTLENQIHRGGQYFNDKFIGLRLKSVSFEDSLFEECYFEDVTSSNTFFRNCTFINTVFYNTDLFEYKFVNSRLVNSTFLHNKEGCPLDVTGTGEGAYMVYFVSFLGTLAVLPGNIVSALLMDKIGRLRMLAGSSVMSCVSCFFLSFGNSESAMIALLCLFGGVSIASWNALDVLTVELYPSDKRTTAFGFLNALCKLAAVLGISIFTSFVGITKAAPILFASAALALGSSLALKLPETRGQVLQ, encoded by the exons ATGGAAGAAGGCTTCCGGGACCGGGCAGCTTTCATCCGTGGGGCCAAAGACATTGCCAAGGAGGTCAAGAAGCATGCAGCCAAGAAGGTGGTGAAGGGCCTGGACAGAGTCCAGGACGAATACTCCCGCAGATCCTACTCCCGTTTTGAGGAGGAGGATGAGGATGATGACTTCCCTGCCCCCGCCGATGGCTATTACCGTGGGGAAGGGGCCCAGGATGAAGAGGAAGGTGGCGCATCCAGTGATGCCACTGAGGGCCGTGATGAGGATGATGAGATCTACGAGGGGGAATATCAGGGCATCCCCCGGGCAGAGTCTGGGGGCAAAGGCGAACGGATGGCAGATGGGGCACCCTTGGCTGGAGTGAGAGGGGCCTTGGGTGATGGGGAGGGTCCTCCTGGAGGCAGAGGGGAGGCACAACGGCGGAAAGAGCGAGAAGAACTGGCTCAGCAGTATGAGGCCATCCTGCGGGAGTGTGGCCATGGCCGCTTCCAGTGGACACTCTATTTTGTGCTTGGTTTGGCACTGATGGCCGATGGTGTCGAGGTCTTCGTGGTGGGCTTCGTGCTGCCCAGTGCTGAGAAGGACATGTGCCTGTCTGACTCCAACAAGGGCATGCTGG GTCTCATTGTCTACCTGGGCATGATGGTGGGAGCCTTCCTCTGGGGGGGTCTGGCTGACCGGCTGGGTCGGAGACAGTGTCTACTCATCTCACTCTCAGTCAACAGCGTCTTTGCCTTTTTCTCATCTTTCGTCCAGGGTTATGGCACTTTCCTCTTCTGCCGCCTTCTCTCCGGGGTTGG GATTGGCGGGTCCATCCCCATCGTCTTCTCCTATTTCTCGGAGTTTCTGGCCCAGGAGAAGCGTGGGGAGCATCTGAGCTGGCTCTGCATGTTTTGGATGATCGGTGGTGTGTACGCAGCCGCTATGGCCTGGGCCATCATCCCCCACTATG GGTGGAGTTTTCAGATGGGTTCTGCTTACCAGTTCCACAGCTGGAGGGTCTTTGTCCTCGTCTGTGCCTTTCCTTCTGTGTTCGCCATTGGGGCTCTGACCACGCAGCCGGAGAGCCCTCGCTTCTTCCTGGAG AGCGGGAAGCACGACGAGGCCTGGATGGTGCTCAAGCAGGTCCACGACACCAACATGAGGGCGAAGGGCCACCCCGAGCGCGTGTTCTCG GTAACCCACATAAAGACGATTCATCAGGAGGATGAGTTGATTGAGATCCAGTCAGACACGGGGACCTGGTACCAGCGCTGGGGGGTCCGCGCCTTGAGCCTGGGGGGGCAG GTTTGGGGAAATTTCCTCTCCTGTTTTGGTCCAGAATACCGACGCATCACCCTGATGATGATGGGTGTGTGGTTCACCATGTCGTTCAG CTACTACGGCCTGACCGTGTGGTTCCCCGACATGATCGGTCACCTCCAGGCCGTGGACTACGCTGCCCGCACCAAAGTGTTCCCCGGGGAGCGCGTGGAGCATGTGACCTTCAACTTCACCCTGGAGAACCAGATCCACCGAGGGGGCCAGTACTTCAATGACAA GTTCATCGGGCTGCGTCTGAAGTCCGTGTCCTTTGAGGATTCCCTGTTCGAGGAGTGTTATTTCGAGGACGTCACATCCAGCAACACATTTTTCCGGAACTGCACGTTCATCAACACCGTGTTCTACAACACGG ATCTGTTTGAGTACAAGTTTGTGAACAGCCGCCTGGTGAACAGCACGTTCCTGCACAACAAGGAGGGCTGCCCGCTGGACGTGACGGGCACGGGCGAGGGCGCCTACATGGTGTACTTCGTCAGCTTCCTGGGGACGCTGGCTGTGCTCCCCGGAAACATCGTGTCCGCCCTGCTCATGGACAAGATCGGCAGGCTCCGCATGCTCG CTGGCTCCAGCGTGATGTCCTGCGTCTCctgcttctttctgtcttttgggaACAGCGAGTCAGCCATGATTGCTCTGCTCTGCCTTTTTGGGGGGGTCAGCATTGCATCCTGGAACGCGCTGGACGTGTTGACTGTCGAGCTCTACCCCTCGGACAAGAG